The proteins below come from a single Beutenbergia cavernae DSM 12333 genomic window:
- a CDS encoding S1C family serine protease has translation MEEPLDAYSRAVVAVAETVLPSVASLLVRTRDGAGAGSASVISDDGALLTSAHVVAGADAADAGFADGTRVRARVVGRDPLSDLAVLRADDAVPPPVRLGDATALRVGQLVVAVGNPLGLAGSVTAGIVSALGRSLPTGAGRVVDEVIQTDASLNPGNSGGVLADSAGRMVGVNTAVAGIGVGLAVPINATTREIIDVLLERGRVRRAWLGIAGAEVTLPSEVAARVGSATGLQVAAVMPASPAAEAGLRRGDLVIEIDGQHVTTTRGVQRLMVEDAIDRRIEITVWRSGALVDVITQLQELRA, from the coding sequence GTGGAGGAACCGCTCGACGCGTACTCGCGCGCCGTCGTCGCCGTCGCCGAGACGGTGCTGCCGAGCGTCGCGAGCCTCCTGGTGCGCACGCGCGACGGCGCCGGGGCGGGCAGCGCGAGCGTCATCTCCGACGACGGCGCCCTGCTGACCAGCGCGCACGTCGTCGCCGGGGCGGACGCCGCCGACGCGGGCTTCGCGGACGGCACCCGGGTGCGGGCGCGCGTCGTCGGTCGGGACCCGCTGTCCGACCTCGCCGTGCTGCGCGCGGACGACGCCGTCCCGCCACCCGTGCGACTCGGCGACGCGACGGCGCTGCGGGTCGGGCAGCTCGTCGTCGCCGTCGGCAACCCCCTCGGGCTCGCCGGGAGCGTGACGGCGGGCATCGTGTCGGCACTCGGACGCTCGCTGCCGACGGGCGCGGGCCGCGTCGTCGACGAGGTGATCCAGACCGACGCCTCCCTCAACCCGGGCAACAGCGGCGGCGTTCTCGCCGACAGCGCGGGGCGCATGGTCGGCGTCAACACCGCGGTCGCGGGCATCGGGGTCGGGCTCGCCGTCCCGATCAACGCGACCACGCGCGAGATCATCGACGTGCTGCTGGAGCGCGGGCGCGTACGTCGGGCGTGGCTCGGCATCGCCGGCGCGGAGGTCACGCTGCCGTCGGAGGTCGCGGCGCGTGTCGGCTCCGCCACGGGCCTGCAGGTGGCGGCCGTCATGCCGGCGAGCCCCGCCGCGGAGGCCGGCCTCCGGCGCGGCGACCTGGTCATCGAGATCGATGGGCAGCACGTCACCACCACGCGTGGCGTGCAGCGCCTCATGGTCGAGGACGCCATCGACCGGCGGATCGAGATCACCGTCTGGCGCAGCGGCGCGCTCGTCGACGTCATCACGCAGCTGCAGGAGCTGCGAGCCTGA
- a CDS encoding ABC transporter substrate-binding protein, with protein MSIRLPRARSPHQHGTRRARTACAALATAALATSLAACGFVNSPDEGGEETGGGEGGGTVTAYVNTEQNTGLAPLIDAFEEETGTTLDLSSATTDELNQQLRVQLTSGTAADLIRVSPGNSSPVAAGVLGREGELADVSDAAWTESLTDDTRSLAQVDDQVVAFPVSRNAIVMAFNRQVFEDAGVEVPTTWSELLDACAALDAAGVTPIATPFQGGIYFQFWVYALAATLVYAENPDIDAQMADGETSFVDNAEWNEVFDRIAELNDAGYFSDGMLGIPPDQGLQSVATGESAMVLLVSAGLPQLYGYNEAGAEAFDVFALPGNDDAASTYVPIAPDFLAINANAENPDGARAFLDFLAEPENVEAYANEMGVLPGLGVDVTLDSDALEPIMPMFDEGRTAGYANYLWPNGDVQQTMLQSGQEWLDGSIDTANLLGQMDTEYAKGTP; from the coding sequence ATGAGCATCCGCCTCCCGAGGGCCCGCAGCCCTCACCAGCACGGCACGCGCCGCGCGCGCACCGCCTGCGCGGCGCTCGCCACAGCAGCCCTGGCGACGTCGCTCGCCGCCTGCGGTTTCGTCAACAGTCCCGACGAGGGGGGCGAGGAGACCGGCGGCGGCGAGGGCGGCGGCACCGTCACCGCGTACGTCAACACCGAGCAGAACACCGGGCTCGCGCCGTTGATCGACGCGTTCGAGGAGGAGACGGGAACCACGCTCGACCTCTCCTCGGCGACCACCGACGAGCTCAACCAGCAGCTCCGCGTCCAGCTCACCTCCGGTACCGCGGCGGACCTGATCCGCGTGTCCCCCGGCAACTCGAGCCCCGTGGCCGCCGGGGTGCTCGGCCGCGAGGGCGAGCTGGCGGACGTCTCGGACGCCGCGTGGACCGAGAGCCTCACCGACGACACGCGCTCGCTCGCCCAGGTCGACGACCAGGTCGTCGCGTTCCCCGTGAGCCGCAACGCGATCGTCATGGCGTTCAACCGGCAGGTCTTCGAGGACGCGGGCGTGGAGGTCCCGACCACCTGGTCGGAGCTGCTCGACGCGTGCGCCGCGCTCGACGCCGCCGGCGTCACCCCGATCGCGACGCCGTTCCAGGGCGGCATCTACTTCCAGTTCTGGGTCTACGCGCTCGCGGCGACGCTCGTGTACGCGGAGAACCCGGACATCGACGCGCAGATGGCCGACGGCGAGACGTCGTTCGTGGACAACGCCGAGTGGAACGAGGTGTTCGACCGCATCGCCGAGCTCAACGACGCCGGATACTTCTCCGACGGCATGCTCGGCATCCCGCCGGACCAGGGCCTCCAGTCGGTCGCGACCGGTGAGTCCGCCATGGTGCTGCTCGTCTCCGCGGGTCTGCCGCAGCTGTACGGGTACAACGAGGCCGGCGCCGAGGCGTTCGACGTGTTCGCGCTGCCCGGCAACGACGACGCCGCCTCGACCTACGTCCCGATCGCGCCGGACTTCCTCGCCATCAACGCCAACGCCGAGAACCCGGACGGCGCCCGCGCGTTCCTCGACTTCCTCGCGGAGCCGGAGAACGTCGAGGCGTACGCCAACGAGATGGGCGTGCTGCCCGGCCTGGGCGTCGACGTCACCCTCGATTCCGACGCCCTCGAACCGATCATGCCGATGTTCGACGAGGGCCGGACCGCGGGGTACGCGAACTACCTCTGGCCGAACGGCGACGTGCAGCAGACGATGCTCCAGTCCGGCCAGGAGTGGCTCGACGGCTCGATCGACACGGCGAACCTGCTCGGCCAGATGGACACGGAGTACGCGAAGGGCACTCCGTGA
- a CDS encoding GNAT family N-acetyltransferase, giving the protein MMLTDVSRDVRLQIDGGTLVPLVPGHAPAMAEAVAESGLLLRETVPWYRDGMTVDDFGRWAEAAKTLWADGSGFVFSVLADSTGGFLGGASLEAVHAGRLSANLSYWTRAAASGRGVATRSARRLASWGCVDLGLQRIEVSIVTTNAASLAVAQNAGAVVEGTLRNAARWDGVSRDMAVFSFIPADFAHRQHG; this is encoded by the coding sequence ATGATGCTCACTGACGTCTCGCGCGATGTGAGGCTCCAGATCGACGGCGGCACGCTGGTGCCGTTGGTACCCGGGCACGCGCCGGCGATGGCGGAGGCCGTGGCGGAGTCGGGGCTCCTTCTCCGGGAGACAGTGCCGTGGTATCGCGACGGGATGACGGTGGATGACTTCGGACGTTGGGCGGAAGCTGCCAAGACCCTCTGGGCGGACGGGTCCGGCTTCGTGTTCTCCGTGCTGGCCGACAGCACCGGCGGATTTCTGGGCGGCGCCTCTCTTGAGGCTGTCCACGCGGGGAGACTCTCGGCGAACCTGAGCTACTGGACCCGCGCTGCCGCATCGGGTCGTGGAGTGGCGACCCGCAGCGCGCGGCGACTGGCGTCATGGGGATGCGTCGACCTTGGCCTGCAGCGCATCGAGGTGTCGATCGTGACCACCAATGCCGCAAGTCTCGCGGTGGCCCAGAACGCCGGCGCGGTCGTGGAGGGAACCCTCCGCAACGCCGCCCGGTGGGATGGAGTCAGCCGCGACATGGCGGTGTTCTCCTTCATCCCGGCAGATTTCGCCCACCGACAACACGGCTGA
- a CDS encoding FAD-binding oxidoreductase, which produces MTSTVDTLRRGFGGDIIEPAHPGYEAASRTVLASARPAYVLRPTNEAEVQAGVRFAVDAGLPLAVRGGGHAFAGFGTVDDGVVIDLGHLAQVEVLDADRGLVRIGGGATWGQVAAALGPRGLAISSGDTASVGVGGLTLSGGIGWKVRKHGLALDSLVAAEVVLADGHVVRASADENPDLFWALRGGGGNVGIVTAFDFVAHPTTDVVHGRITFPASEAADVLAGWADYLRGAPEELTSVVSFANPFAGGPDAPVEILVAFDGDDADAAARAIDPIRRLGTVIDDDVSRKPYADVLEPGATPPPGIRFVVRSAFVDSGSVSAAVRVLAEVGASGQSPFVTLRSVGGAVSRIPADATAYAHRSAELLVVTVTAGPEPVVEAALPALDATWARLAPHVTGAYANFLASTAEAAVAAVYPPATYDRLAAVKRRYDPGNVFSRNHNVRPA; this is translated from the coding sequence ATGACCTCAACGGTCGACACTCTGCGTCGCGGCTTCGGCGGCGACATCATCGAGCCGGCGCACCCCGGGTACGAGGCGGCCAGCCGCACGGTCCTCGCCTCGGCGCGCCCGGCGTACGTCCTGCGGCCCACGAACGAGGCGGAGGTGCAGGCCGGCGTCCGGTTCGCCGTCGACGCCGGACTCCCGCTCGCCGTGCGCGGCGGCGGCCACGCGTTCGCGGGCTTCGGCACCGTCGACGACGGCGTCGTGATCGATCTCGGTCATCTCGCGCAGGTGGAGGTGCTCGACGCCGACCGCGGCCTCGTGCGGATCGGCGGTGGGGCCACGTGGGGTCAGGTCGCGGCCGCACTGGGGCCACGCGGGCTCGCGATCTCCTCGGGGGACACGGCCAGCGTCGGCGTCGGCGGGCTGACGCTCTCCGGCGGGATCGGCTGGAAGGTCCGGAAGCACGGCCTCGCCCTGGACAGCCTGGTGGCGGCCGAGGTCGTGCTCGCCGACGGCCACGTGGTCCGCGCGAGCGCTGACGAGAACCCCGACCTGTTCTGGGCCCTGCGCGGTGGCGGCGGGAACGTCGGGATCGTTACGGCCTTCGACTTCGTGGCTCACCCGACGACCGACGTCGTCCACGGCCGGATCACCTTCCCGGCGTCCGAAGCGGCCGACGTGCTCGCCGGTTGGGCCGACTACCTGCGCGGCGCACCGGAGGAGCTGACGTCCGTGGTGAGCTTCGCCAACCCGTTCGCCGGCGGGCCGGACGCGCCCGTAGAGATCCTCGTCGCGTTCGACGGCGACGACGCCGACGCCGCGGCCCGGGCGATCGACCCGATCCGCCGCCTCGGCACGGTGATCGACGACGACGTCTCGCGCAAGCCGTACGCGGACGTCCTCGAGCCGGGTGCGACGCCCCCACCCGGGATCCGGTTCGTGGTCCGGAGCGCCTTCGTCGACAGCGGGTCGGTGTCCGCGGCGGTGCGGGTCCTCGCCGAGGTCGGGGCGTCGGGGCAGTCGCCGTTCGTCACGCTCCGTAGCGTCGGCGGTGCCGTGTCGCGGATCCCGGCGGACGCGACCGCGTACGCGCACCGGTCGGCGGAGCTGCTCGTCGTGACCGTCACCGCCGGCCCAGAGCCGGTGGTCGAGGCGGCCCTGCCCGCCCTCGACGCGACGTGGGCCAGGCTCGCCCCGCACGTCACGGGCGCCTACGCGAACTTCCTCGCGTCCACCGCCGAGGCGGCCGTCGCCGCCGTGTACCCGCCCGCGACGTACGACCGCCTGGCCGCCGTCAAGCGCCGCTACGACCCGGGCAACGTGTTCTCCCGCAACCACAACGTGCGGCCCGCGTAA
- a CDS encoding RNA polymerase sigma-70 factor gives MRVRHIDSDRPDPATEAFVAHRNLLFTVAYEMLGSAADAEDVLQETWLKWVGVDLALVRDPRAYLVRITTRQALTRLRSLSRRKESYVGTWLPEPLLTAPDAAQDVELAESVSMAMLLVLETLKPTERAVFVLREVFDLSYDEVAEAVGKTPAAVRQIAHRARSHVAARRPREHVSPAETRAVLAAFRSALETGDLRRLLDVMAPDVVFLADGGGVVRAALEPVVGSDDVGRFLGGVAERMGSLRIVEVNGHPALLFERDGAVETVMAVRVERGLISGLYAVRNPAKLSHLGQETTLSR, from the coding sequence GTGAGGGTGAGACACATCGACAGCGACCGCCCGGATCCCGCGACCGAGGCGTTCGTCGCCCACCGCAACCTGCTCTTCACCGTGGCGTACGAGATGCTCGGCTCGGCGGCCGATGCCGAGGACGTCCTGCAGGAGACGTGGCTGAAGTGGGTCGGCGTCGACCTCGCGCTGGTACGCGATCCGCGCGCGTACCTCGTCCGGATCACGACCCGCCAGGCGCTGACCCGGCTTCGGTCGCTCAGCCGACGCAAGGAGTCGTACGTCGGCACCTGGTTGCCCGAACCGTTGCTGACCGCGCCCGACGCCGCACAGGACGTGGAGCTGGCCGAGAGCGTCTCGATGGCGATGCTGCTGGTGCTGGAGACGCTGAAGCCGACCGAGCGGGCGGTGTTCGTGCTGCGCGAGGTGTTCGACCTGTCCTACGACGAGGTCGCCGAGGCCGTCGGCAAGACGCCGGCCGCCGTCCGGCAGATCGCTCATCGGGCTCGGTCGCACGTCGCGGCGCGACGACCGCGCGAGCACGTCTCCCCCGCCGAGACGCGGGCCGTGCTCGCCGCGTTCCGGAGCGCGCTCGAGACCGGTGACCTGCGACGTCTGCTGGACGTGATGGCGCCCGACGTCGTCTTCCTCGCCGACGGCGGCGGCGTCGTGCGGGCCGCTCTGGAACCGGTCGTCGGCTCCGATGACGTGGGGCGCTTCCTGGGGGGCGTCGCCGAGCGCATGGGGTCGCTGCGGATCGTGGAGGTCAACGGCCACCCGGCGCTGCTCTTCGAGCGCGACGGCGCGGTCGAGACCGTCATGGCGGTGCGGGTGGAGCGCGGCCTGATCTCCGGGCTCTACGCCGTGCGCAACCCCGCCAAGCTGTCGCACCTGGGGCAGGAGACGACCCTGAGCCGCTGA
- a CDS encoding amidase, translating into MTAGADLHALSALDLAAAVRRRDVSAAEVTEAALAAAEEAGTEVGAFVTLAPELAAEQAAALDRRLADDGAADLKLLGVPCPIKDLNMVVGLPMQGGSAALAGFVAPYDDGIVTRLREAGTVMIGKTSTPEFGLPCYTEPDVGPPARTPWDLTRGAGGSSGGAAAAVAAGIVPIAQASDGGGSIRIPAASCGIVGLKPSRGRVSPGPYGVEGAGLATGGVLTRTVRDTAAALDVLSVGWPGDAARPAAPSTSFLAACDAAPGPLRIGILTTPVVAADAVVHPEAAAAAQRAAGVLEGLGHAVDVAPVPFEAEQWNAFFPIWATMALSAPVPEAAEELLTPLTRWLRDSGRGVTAVEYATAIAGIQRLTRQVATAWDAFDVVVTPSLAQPPAPIGSIRDDADPAADFEAQKRFTPWTSIANLTGAPSISVPIHRAAVDGVQLPFGAMLTGRFGDDALLLSLAAQLEAADPWPAPPGAPGPA; encoded by the coding sequence ATGACCGCCGGCGCAGACCTCCACGCCCTGTCCGCCCTCGACCTGGCCGCCGCCGTCCGGCGTCGCGACGTCTCGGCGGCCGAGGTGACCGAGGCCGCGCTCGCGGCGGCGGAGGAGGCCGGGACAGAGGTCGGTGCCTTCGTCACCCTCGCCCCGGAGCTCGCTGCCGAGCAGGCCGCGGCACTCGATCGGCGTCTGGCGGACGACGGCGCCGCGGACCTGAAGCTGCTCGGCGTCCCGTGCCCGATCAAGGACCTCAACATGGTGGTCGGGCTCCCGATGCAGGGCGGGAGCGCGGCGCTCGCCGGCTTCGTCGCGCCGTACGACGACGGCATCGTCACCAGGTTGCGCGAGGCCGGCACGGTGATGATCGGCAAGACCAGCACGCCGGAGTTCGGCCTGCCCTGCTACACGGAGCCCGACGTCGGCCCGCCCGCACGCACCCCCTGGGACCTCACGCGCGGCGCGGGTGGCTCGAGCGGCGGTGCGGCGGCCGCCGTCGCCGCCGGCATCGTGCCGATCGCCCAGGCGTCCGACGGCGGCGGCTCGATCCGCATCCCGGCGGCGAGCTGCGGGATCGTCGGGCTCAAGCCGAGCCGGGGCCGCGTCAGCCCCGGGCCCTACGGCGTGGAGGGTGCCGGCCTCGCCACCGGCGGCGTGCTCACGCGCACGGTCCGCGACACGGCCGCCGCTCTCGACGTCCTGTCGGTCGGCTGGCCGGGCGACGCCGCCCGCCCCGCCGCGCCGTCGACGTCGTTCCTCGCCGCGTGCGACGCGGCGCCCGGCCCGCTGCGGATCGGGATCCTGACGACGCCGGTCGTGGCCGCCGACGCCGTCGTCCATCCCGAGGCGGCGGCCGCGGCGCAGCGTGCGGCGGGCGTGCTCGAGGGCCTCGGCCACGCCGTCGACGTCGCTCCGGTGCCGTTCGAGGCCGAGCAGTGGAACGCGTTCTTCCCGATCTGGGCCACGATGGCGCTCTCGGCGCCGGTGCCGGAGGCGGCCGAGGAGCTCCTGACGCCGCTCACCCGGTGGTTGCGTGACTCGGGTCGCGGCGTCACGGCCGTCGAGTACGCGACGGCGATCGCCGGCATCCAGCGCCTCACGCGCCAGGTGGCGACGGCGTGGGACGCGTTCGACGTCGTCGTCACGCCCTCCCTCGCGCAGCCGCCCGCGCCGATCGGCTCGATCCGCGACGACGCCGACCCCGCCGCCGACTTCGAGGCACAGAAGCGCTTCACCCCGTGGACGTCGATCGCGAACCTGACGGGCGCGCCGTCGATCTCCGTGCCGATCCACCGGGCGGCCGTCGACGGGGTCCAGCTGCCGTTCGGTGCCATGCTCACGGGCCGGTTCGGCGACGACGCGCTGCTGCTCTCCCTCGCGGCCCAGCTCGAGGCGGCCGACCCCTGGCCCGCGCCGCCGGGCGCACCGGGTCCAGCCTGA
- a CDS encoding carbohydrate ABC transporter permease — MTLAVEPRVAPPGAAVPRRRRHRSAVPYALIVPALVFYAVVVLYPTVAGGVYAFTDWTGRRVAPQFVGLDNFVELFSAPAARSALRNTLVIAVSTTIVQTLLGLALALALHSVLASRNVLRTLFFAPALLPPVIIGFLWQYILTPAGPLNDALEAIGLGGLTQNWLGDASVALASVIGVIIWQNAGLTMVIYLAGLQGVPAELLEAAAIDGASRWQRLRRVTIPLLIPATTIAMSLTLIGSLKLFDQVYVMTGGGPGYATETLSVVMYKEAFVSGRYGYSAAIALVLTMIVFAFAFVQLRGLRRFEVDA; from the coding sequence GTGACGCTCGCCGTCGAGCCGCGCGTGGCGCCTCCCGGTGCGGCAGTGCCGCGCCGGAGGCGCCACCGCTCGGCCGTGCCGTACGCACTGATCGTGCCGGCGCTCGTCTTCTACGCCGTCGTCGTCCTCTATCCGACCGTCGCGGGCGGCGTCTACGCCTTCACCGACTGGACCGGTCGGCGCGTGGCCCCGCAGTTCGTGGGTCTGGACAACTTCGTCGAGCTGTTCTCCGCGCCGGCGGCCCGGTCGGCGTTGCGCAACACGCTGGTGATCGCCGTCTCGACGACGATCGTCCAGACGCTCCTCGGGCTCGCTCTCGCCCTGGCTCTGCACAGCGTGCTCGCGAGCCGCAACGTGCTGCGCACGCTGTTCTTCGCGCCGGCTCTGCTCCCGCCCGTGATCATCGGTTTCCTCTGGCAGTACATCCTCACGCCGGCCGGCCCGCTCAACGACGCGCTCGAGGCGATCGGGCTGGGTGGGCTCACCCAGAACTGGCTCGGGGACGCCTCGGTCGCGCTGGCGAGCGTGATCGGCGTCATCATCTGGCAGAACGCCGGCCTGACCATGGTCATCTACCTCGCCGGGCTCCAGGGCGTGCCCGCCGAGCTGCTCGAGGCGGCAGCGATCGACGGCGCGAGCCGGTGGCAGCGCCTGCGCCGCGTGACGATCCCGCTGCTCATCCCGGCGACGACGATCGCGATGTCCCTCACGCTCATCGGCAGCCTCAAGCTGTTCGACCAGGTCTACGTGATGACCGGGGGCGGGCCCGGGTACGCGACGGAGACGCTGTCGGTGGTCATGTACAAGGAGGCGTTCGTGTCCGGGCGGTACGGCTACTCGGCGGCCATCGCGCTGGTGCTGACGATGATCGTGTTCGCGTTCGCGTTCGTGCAGCTGCGCGGCCTGCGCCGGTTCGAGGTGGACGCATGA
- a CDS encoding FAD-dependent oxidoreductase encodes MREHYDVVVVGGGPAGWPAATQAARLGARTLLVEKNGMLGGTTTVAGVALPGLFHAWGQQIIGGIGWDVVSRSVAEVGGTLPDFARWDLRHWRLQIPVVPGILAALIDDAVVGSGADLLLHAMVGEARWDGSTWRLTLATKEGLRPITAGAVVDCTGDADIVALAGLPRRTNADRQPGTMMMRLEGYDVAALDADALQAAHDDAVARGDLLPADLAHKKVVSFLRSHGENATHVVGVQGGTSEDRTAAELAGRRLLRRVLRFLRAQPGLEDVRLAWVATETGIRETWTIDGHVTITHDDYASGRAWPDALSYSFYPIDVHRPDGNGIDVRPLAYGTVPTIPRRALVPRDSHRLLVAGRAISGDQEASSAYRVQASSMAMGQAAGAIAARASATETDVLDVPIDVVHTDLRAHGAIVPGDVVVPPLEQNDPHHTPTPA; translated from the coding sequence ATGAGGGAGCACTACGACGTCGTCGTCGTCGGCGGCGGTCCCGCCGGCTGGCCCGCCGCGACCCAGGCCGCCCGGCTCGGCGCGCGCACCCTGCTCGTCGAGAAGAACGGCATGCTCGGTGGGACCACGACGGTGGCCGGCGTCGCGCTGCCGGGCCTCTTCCACGCGTGGGGCCAGCAGATCATCGGCGGGATCGGCTGGGACGTCGTCTCGCGGTCAGTTGCGGAGGTCGGCGGCACGCTGCCCGACTTCGCGCGCTGGGACCTGCGCCACTGGCGCCTCCAGATCCCCGTTGTCCCGGGGATCCTGGCCGCGCTCATCGACGACGCCGTCGTCGGCTCCGGCGCGGACCTCCTTCTGCACGCGATGGTTGGCGAGGCCCGCTGGGACGGTTCCACCTGGCGGCTCACGCTCGCGACCAAGGAAGGCCTGCGCCCGATCACGGCCGGCGCCGTCGTCGACTGCACGGGCGACGCCGACATCGTCGCCCTCGCCGGGCTGCCGCGCCGCACCAACGCGGACCGCCAGCCGGGCACGATGATGATGCGGCTCGAGGGGTACGACGTCGCGGCGCTCGACGCCGACGCGCTGCAGGCGGCGCACGACGACGCCGTCGCCCGCGGCGACCTCCTGCCGGCCGACCTGGCACACAAGAAGGTCGTGTCGTTCCTGCGGAGCCACGGCGAGAACGCCACGCACGTGGTCGGCGTGCAGGGCGGCACGAGCGAGGACCGCACCGCGGCCGAGCTCGCCGGCCGCCGGCTCCTGCGCCGCGTGCTGCGCTTCCTGCGCGCACAGCCGGGTCTCGAGGACGTCCGCCTGGCCTGGGTCGCCACCGAGACCGGCATCCGCGAGACGTGGACCATCGACGGCCACGTCACGATCACGCACGACGACTATGCGAGCGGGCGCGCGTGGCCCGACGCCCTGAGCTACTCGTTCTACCCGATCGACGTGCACCGACCCGACGGCAACGGCATCGACGTCCGCCCGCTCGCCTACGGCACGGTGCCGACGATCCCCCGCCGCGCTCTCGTCCCGCGGGACAGCCACCGCCTGCTCGTCGCCGGGCGCGCGATCAGCGGCGACCAGGAGGCGTCGTCCGCGTACCGCGTGCAGGCGTCGTCGATGGCCATGGGGCAGGCGGCCGGCGCGATCGCGGCCCGTGCGAGCGCCACGGAGACGGACGTGCTGGACGTCCCGATCGACGTCGTGCACACCGACCTCCGCGCCCACGGCGCGATCGTGCCGGGCGACGTCGTCGTCCCACCGCTCGAGCAGAACGACCCGCACCACACCCCCACCCCCGCCTGA
- a CDS encoding IclR family transcriptional regulator has product MPETRPAAPRRDTTSPTPRTAIQAIDRSVALLDTIADAGPHGAALGALAESTGLPASTARTLLSSLVAHGLVAQGGSGRRYLLGSRFFELNRRFVAQTDLSAVAAPVLRALWERTEETVHLAVLQGTRRVDIAVLVGPQLLTVSPTSARFTDSSATPLYRTAAGKVLFAGLSRPDRLSMLDDAPWDPQDRPAAEDLMAAMDDVAAGGFATNLQEEAAGVCGVAAPVQDQGGRTIAAVCLGYPAVRHTEAHAAWLRDEAMDAAAELTVLLGAATGEASA; this is encoded by the coding sequence ATGCCCGAGACCCGACCAGCCGCCCCGCGCCGCGACACGACGTCGCCCACCCCGCGCACGGCGATCCAGGCGATCGACCGCAGCGTGGCACTGCTCGACACGATCGCCGACGCCGGCCCGCACGGCGCCGCGCTCGGCGCGCTCGCCGAGTCCACCGGGCTCCCGGCGTCGACGGCGCGCACCCTGCTCTCCTCGCTCGTCGCGCACGGCCTCGTCGCCCAGGGCGGCAGCGGGCGCCGCTACCTGCTCGGCTCCCGGTTCTTCGAGCTCAACCGCCGGTTCGTCGCCCAGACCGACCTGTCCGCCGTCGCCGCACCCGTGCTGCGCGCGCTCTGGGAGCGCACCGAGGAGACGGTCCACCTCGCCGTCCTCCAGGGGACCCGCCGCGTCGACATCGCCGTGCTCGTCGGTCCCCAGCTGCTCACCGTCAGCCCGACGTCGGCGCGGTTCACCGACTCCTCCGCCACGCCGCTGTACCGGACCGCAGCCGGGAAGGTGCTGTTCGCCGGGCTGAGCCGACCGGACCGCCTCTCGATGCTCGACGACGCCCCGTGGGACCCGCAGGACCGGCCGGCCGCGGAGGACCTCATGGCCGCGATGGACGACGTCGCCGCCGGCGGGTTCGCCACGAACCTCCAGGAGGAGGCCGCCGGCGTCTGCGGCGTGGCCGCACCCGTCCAGGACCAGGGCGGCCGCACGATCGCCGCGGTCTGCCTCGGGTACCCCGCCGTGCGGCACACGGAGGCCCACGCGGCGTGGTTGCGGGACGAGGCCATGGACGCCGCAGCCGAGCTCACCGTGCTTCTCGGCGCCGCCACCGGGGAGGCCAGCGCATGA
- a CDS encoding class I SAM-dependent methyltransferase translates to MSQQTVSRYDPHADWYVEHTGAWDSAAADVLPSDLAGQRILDQACGWGQLSRILAERGARVSGVDLSENLVGHARELEAAAPLGIEYLVGDATTTSWWDGEPYDQVVCNMALMDIDDLPGALSAAAAVVAPGGLFTLTVFHPCFPGRADDPDTLPSWPPDRGYAAEGWWTTGRSGVRGHVGANHRMLSTYLNAVLAAGFELVAVGEEAGELPRIFWARGRRRG, encoded by the coding sequence ATGAGCCAGCAGACCGTCTCGCGGTACGACCCCCACGCCGACTGGTACGTCGAGCACACCGGCGCGTGGGACTCCGCCGCTGCGGACGTCCTCCCGTCCGATCTGGCCGGTCAGCGGATCTTGGACCAGGCCTGCGGCTGGGGCCAGCTCAGTCGCATCCTCGCCGAGCGCGGCGCCCGGGTGAGCGGGGTCGACCTCTCCGAGAATCTCGTCGGCCATGCCCGGGAGCTCGAGGCGGCTGCGCCGCTCGGGATCGAGTACCTGGTCGGCGACGCCACGACCACGAGCTGGTGGGACGGCGAACCGTACGACCAGGTCGTCTGCAACATGGCGCTGATGGACATCGACGACCTGCCGGGGGCTCTGTCCGCGGCCGCGGCTGTGGTGGCTCCCGGCGGGCTGTTCACGCTCACGGTGTTCCACCCGTGCTTCCCCGGCCGAGCCGACGACCCGGACACGCTGCCCAGCTGGCCCCCGGACCGCGGCTACGCGGCCGAGGGCTGGTGGACCACGGGGCGCAGCGGCGTCCGCGGTCACGTCGGCGCGAACCACCGGATGCTCTCGACCTACCTCAACGCCGTGCTGGCGGCCGGCTTCGAGCTCGTCGCCGTCGGCGAGGAGGCGGGCGAGCTGCCCCGGATCTTCTGGGCCCGCGGCCGCCGCCGGGGCTGA
- a CDS encoding RNHCP domain-containing protein has product MAYARSFDCDHCGVAVSLDAPGTSHRNHCPSCLWSRHLDRNVPGDRQAGCSGGMEPIAVTVRGEGRWVLVHRCTSCGRLRLNKTAGDDNVLQLMRLAALPLTMPPTPLPRG; this is encoded by the coding sequence GTGGCTTACGCACGATCCTTCGACTGCGACCACTGCGGCGTAGCCGTCTCGCTCGACGCCCCCGGCACGTCCCACCGCAACCACTGCCCGAGCTGTCTGTGGTCTCGGCACCTCGACCGCAACGTCCCCGGCGACCGGCAGGCCGGCTGCTCAGGCGGCATGGAGCCCATCGCCGTCACCGTCCGGGGCGAGGGCCGCTGGGTCCTCGTCCACCGTTGCACCAGCTGCGGCCGCCTCCGGCTCAACAAGACGGCCGGCGACGACAACGTGCTGCAGCTCATGCGGCTCGCCGCGCTGCCGCTGACCATGCCGCCGACGCCGCTGCCGCGCGGGTAG